One genomic segment of Gymnogyps californianus isolate 813 chromosome 8, ASM1813914v2, whole genome shotgun sequence includes these proteins:
- the LRRC52 gene encoding leucine-rich repeat-containing protein 52 gives MSPSGRLSLMFLLGMGMASERINCPSRCSCQYLEVNCTGQQLQEFPAAIPLDTRQLILAANNVSYLPAVELSFLADLVYLDCRKNLLGDDLDFSFIGVAKLVYLDLSFNNLTQVTFSTFSYLLSLVVLKIADNPNLVAIEKDAFANNTWLRHLDVSRTGLTFLDTSTVRDLPNLRFLGLSDNLWHCNCSFLDFITWMTESSVHFPDADNITCYTPEGLRALKMPAVEAELHFNCLTQLYKQDYIFLCLIGFCIFFAGTVAAWLAGICAVIYKVHTSKGEEEEEEEDTVT, from the exons ATGTCTCCTTCAGGTAGACTGAGCCTCATGTTTCTCTTGGGGATGGGGATGGCATCGGAGAGGATCAACTGCCCGAGCAGGTGTAGCTGTCAGTACCTGGAAGTGAACTGCACAGGGCAGCAGTTGCAGGAGTTCCCTGCGGCCATCCCACTGGACACCAGGCAGCTGATTCTGGCAGCAAACAACGTCTCGTACCTGCCGGCAGTGGAATTGAGCTTCTTGGCTGATTTGGTCTATCTGGACTGCAGGAAGAACCTGTTGGGGGATGACCTGGATTTCAGTTTCATTGGTGTGGCAAAGCTTGTCTATCTGGACCTCAGCTTCAACAACCTCACACAGGTCACCTTCAGCACCTTCTCATACCTCCTCAGCCTGGTGGTGCTGAAGATCGCAGACAATCCCAACCTTGTGGCCATCGAGAAGGATGCTTTCGCCAACAACACCTGGCTGAGGCACCTGGATGTGAGCCGGACGGGCTTAACATTCCTGGACACCAGCACTGTCCGGGACCTGCCCAACCTGAGGTTTCTGGGGCTCAGTGACAACCTGTGGCACTGCAACTGTTCCTTTTTGGACTTCATCACCTGGATGACAGAGAGCAGCGTTCATTTTCCAG atGCTGACAACATCACCTGCTACACCCCAGAAGGCCTGCGTGCCCTGAAAATGCCTGCCGTGGAGGCAGAGCTCCACTTCAACTGCCTGACCCAGCTGTACAAGCAAGACTACATCTTTCTGTGTCTCATTGGCTTCTGCATATTCTTTGCCGGCACCGTggcagcctggctggctggcaTCTGTGCTGTCATCTACAAAGTCCACACTtcaaagggagaggaggaggaggaagaggaagacacAGTCACTTAG